Proteins from a single region of Mycoplasma leachii PG50:
- a CDS encoding phosphotransferase translates to MKIKITKGGTNVSYRINNTFLQIKNYNNFNHQINYELLKNFDFVPKLISDNQKEIVWEYIDGVEPVIDLNNINLIANQIKQIHSSNLKFPDNNLKQRVEYYKTKMSELNTSVEVISKYASLIDDILDNMEFNTPLHNDLFPFNMIQTENKIYFVDWEYATMGDKHFELAYLIETSNMSSECEKVFLDLYKDYDQHKLLLNKIFVNYIVILWIRTQTKAPHNTTFFEEKIINYVAKLNI, encoded by the coding sequence ATGAAAATTAAAATAACTAAAGGTGGAACTAATGTTTCTTATCGTATAAATAACACTTTTTTACAGATTAAAAACTATAATAACTTTAATCATCAAATCAATTATGAGCTTTTAAAAAACTTTGATTTTGTTCCAAAACTTATTAGTGATAATCAAAAAGAAATAGTTTGAGAATATATTGATGGAGTTGAACCTGTAATTGATTTAAATAATATTAATTTAATAGCAAATCAAATTAAACAAATACATAGTTCTAATTTAAAGTTTCCAGATAATAATTTAAAACAAAGAGTTGAATATTACAAAACTAAAATGAGTGAGTTAAATACTAGTGTTGAAGTTATAAGTAAATATGCTAGTTTAATTGATGATATTTTAGATAATATGGAATTTAATACTCCTTTACATAATGATTTATTTCCTTTTAATATGATTCAAACTGAAAATAAAATTTATTTTGTTGATTGAGAATATGCAACAATGGGAGATAAACATTTTGAATTAGCTTATTTAATTGAAACATCTAATATGTCTAGTGAGTGTGAAAAAGTATTTTTAGATTTGTATAAAGATTATGATCAACATAAATTGTTGTTAAATAAAATATTTGTAAATTATATAGTTATTTTATGAATAAGAACACAAACTAAAGCTCCACACAATACTACTTTTTTTGAAGAAAAAATCATAAATTATGTAGCTAAATTAAATATTTAA
- a CDS encoding Cof-type HAD-IIB family hydrolase has protein sequence MTKYLFSDFDNTLRNSKVKNSLKIDQKDLDFVKEFQKNNKLIISTGRPYKQLKEHLLDEYNLLPDYFIVNTGALICDNQGEVFYKKTIDKNIKIQLLDFLKTIVDQIDVIVFATSDNESFLFHKNWSTDVKKFFFGLENLNKTLDYLYDKDLLCLKIECSQTTWDQIENFINKNKLEVNITFNSINNKLFNEIHTFNVSKGQAIKGLQEKLNISSDDIIVAGDDYNDLSMFEMFYDNSYICKHEHNKNIRNKAKYLINNIWEIEY, from the coding sequence ATGACTAAATATTTATTTTCAGATTTTGATAATACTTTAAGAAATTCAAAAGTTAAAAATAGTTTAAAAATTGATCAAAAAGATTTAGATTTTGTCAAAGAATTTCAAAAAAACAATAAGTTAATTATTTCAACAGGTAGACCTTATAAGCAACTAAAAGAACATTTACTAGATGAATATAATTTATTACCTGACTATTTTATTGTTAATACTGGAGCTTTGATTTGTGATAATCAAGGTGAAGTTTTTTATAAAAAAACAATTGATAAAAATATTAAAATTCAGTTATTAGATTTTTTAAAAACTATAGTTGATCAAATTGATGTAATCGTATTTGCTACAAGTGATAATGAATCATTTTTATTTCATAAAAATTGATCAACTGATGTAAAAAAATTCTTTTTTGGTCTTGAAAATTTAAATAAAACATTAGATTATTTATACGATAAAGATTTATTATGTTTAAAAATTGAATGTAGTCAAACTACTTGAGATCAAATTGAAAACTTTATTAATAAAAACAAATTAGAAGTTAACATCACTTTTAATAGTATTAATAATAAGTTGTTTAATGAAATTCATACATTTAATGTAAGTAAAGGTCAAGCGATTAAAGGTTTACAAGAAAAATTAAACATTTCTAGTGATGATATTATTGTTGCTGGTGATGATTATAATGATCTTTCTATGTTTGAAATGTTTTATGATAACTCTTATATTTGTAAACACGAACATAATAAAAATATTAGAAATAAAGCAAAATATCTAATAAATAATATTTGAGAGATTGAATACTAA
- a CDS encoding lipoprotein codes for MKKLLTILGSVGLVATTSAAVIACGDKTPQKAPDTKPNEQPRKEEDKEKSKKDEDEKSIEDKKKEEEAFSKVEGQNIGNFSPDSKGSIPQINIKKKLAELLNTHESKLINLDVDYTKNTGKVTLPEFNNKTLSFSFTSILDLGEFNFKNKVVSVGEIKKKISDLLKIESQYIYELEVDSIKNSGTFKSSKPFTFNGKFEFKFTIKEDVKPAK; via the coding sequence ATGAAAAAATTATTAACAATATTAGGATCTGTTGGTTTAGTTGCAACAACTAGTGCTGCAGTAATTGCTTGTGGTGATAAAACTCCACAAAAAGCACCTGATACTAAGCCTAATGAACAACCTAGAAAAGAAGAAGATAAAGAAAAGTCTAAAAAAGATGAAGACGAAAAATCTATTGAGGATAAGAAAAAAGAAGAAGAAGCTTTTTCAAAAGTTGAAGGACAAAACATAGGTAATTTCTCACCAGACAGCAAAGGGTCTATTCCTCAAATAAATATCAAAAAGAAATTGGCTGAATTGTTAAATACTCACGAATCTAAACTAATAAATTTAGATGTAGATTATACAAAAAATACAGGAAAAGTAACTTTACCAGAATTTAATAATAAAACATTAAGTTTTTCATTTACTTCAATACTAGATTTAGGTGAATTTAATTTTAAAAACAAAGTTGTTTCTGTAGGAGAAATTAAAAAGAAAATTTCTGATTTATTAAAAATCGAATCACAATATATATATGAATTAGAAGTAGATTCAATTAAAAATTCAGGAACATTTAAATCATCTAAGCCATTTACTTTTAATGGTAAATTTGAATTTAAATTTACTATAAAAGAAGATGTAAAACCAGCAAAATAA
- a CDS encoding lipoprotein, with the protein MKKLLTLLGSVGLITTTSVTAIACTKKTQEINSNKKTGKEMIKPAEKSKEEEEKTRREIEKEEKEMSSTFPKQNLDLGVFPKNEDKYNSVSQSDIKKKLANELDIKEYELTDLEVNYDNNTGTVKSPKFSGTISFKFTIKEQNKK; encoded by the coding sequence ATGAAAAAATTACTAACATTATTAGGATCAGTTGGGTTAATTACAACAACTAGTGTTACTGCTATTGCATGTACTAAAAAAACACAAGAAATTAATTCTAATAAAAAAACTGGAAAAGAAATGATAAAGCCCGCTGAAAAGTCTAAAGAGGAAGAAGAAAAAACTAGAAGGGAAATCGAAAAAGAAGAAAAAGAAATGAGCAGCACATTTCCTAAACAAAATTTAGACTTAGGTGTTTTTCCAAAAAATGAAGATAAATATAATAGTGTTTCACAATCAGATATCAAAAAGAAATTGGCTAATGAGTTAGATATTAAAGAATATGAATTAACAGATTTAGAGGTTAATTATGATAATAATACAGGAACAGTTAAATCTCCAAAATTCTCTGGTACTATAAGCTTCAAATTCACAATAAAAGAACAAAATAAAAAATAA